The proteins below come from a single Bernardetia sp. genomic window:
- a CDS encoding DUF1835 domain-containing protein, translating to MLTHYHILNGDSLKEQFPKSIQGKIIVARECLVDGNVEGGNLEEFYKTRAKFIALNYSGYTEEEYHNKTVTEFEKIQAIPSNSKVYMWFED from the coding sequence ATGCTCACTCACTATCATATATTGAATGGAGACTCTTTAAAAGAACAGTTTCCAAAATCTATTCAAGGTAAAATAATCGTAGCTAGAGAGTGTTTAGTAGATGGAAATGTGGAAGGAGGAAATTTGGAGGAATTTTATAAAACAAGGGCTAAATTTATTGCCCTAAATTACAGTGGTTATACAGAAGAAGAATATCATAACAAAACGGTTACTGAATTTGAGAAAATACAAGCTATTCCTTCTAACTCAAAAGTTTATATGTGGTTTGAAGATGA